Below is a window of Rhodamnia argentea isolate NSW1041297 chromosome 11, ASM2092103v1, whole genome shotgun sequence DNA.
GGTATCTGGTAGGAGTTCTTTCCATGCCCTGATGTCTTGAATTAATGCAGCTAATAGTTGTTCCAGTTAGGAATCGAGAGATGGTGTGTTATGTTAATGCAGGCTACACCTGGTCTGATCTGATCGGTGTAACCCTCCTAAACAACATATAAATTCTGCAGTTGCATATTGAAACTCGGTAGTGCAAAAATTCTCTCAACATAATCTTGAGCAGGTTCAAAGGTTTATGCTGTGTGAGAATTGTATATGAAGAAGAGTTTGTGAAAATCGGAGCGCCATTCTGGGCATGAGCTTGAACCTGATCGAGCTCCTCGTTTTGAACCATTTTACGAGGTGGGAGTTACTTAGCATACGCGGGTGAATGGTATGATTTACGCGCTGGGTGAATTTTTCACAGTGAAAGCTTTCGGGCtcttgtagagagagagagcgttaaCGGCCTTCAAGCCCTTCTGTTCCGTGTATTCCATCCTGCTGTTTCAAACTTTTCCTATGCTCTTTTTAATAGAACTTAAAGACCAATAGCCTTCGCAAACCTTCCGACTGGGGATGGTAATGGCAAATATTAACTTTGGCTATATATTGGAGCTTTTGAAAGCGGGGGATGTCTTTTTATGTACATCACTCAACTTTGGCTATTGGAGCTAAACCATATTGTCAAAGCTTATAGAATTTCGCATGATCTTCGAGTTCTGGATTTGGGCGGAGAACGACAGGGAATATCGAGCCGATACGGTTATGTTCAAGTTCCCACTCGACCCACATCCTCCGCGTGAAAAACTTGCTCGGGTACCGTCTAGTAATTAGTTAGGCCGAGCTGGACCTCATTAAGCTTGAACATTTTCCCTATAATATATATGTAATATGAATGTatataatattttagaaaaagatATTAGAAATTTGATTAGGATTGATTTAGGCTCGCAGGCCTGTCCAATTTGAGAATTGACGGGCATGTCTGATCCCGACAAAATACTCAAATAGGTCTAATTCGATCTCGATTCCAAATCAGCCAAGCTGATCTCAACCTTCGAGTAATTATCGAGCCGAGTTATTCGCGAGTAACTTAATTCAATTTTATCCATCTCCAAGCTCGAAGGAAGCatgaagtgatcttttttttttttttttacttgtgctttctttttgagaaaaagcagatttcttttttcttcttcacttaATAAGTTGAAAAGCCCACAACCTGACGCCGgtccttcatttcttcacccccACTAAAAACCAACCCTAAACCCCCACTTCACCGCCGGATCGAACACCCTCTATGGCAACCATGTCTTCCTCTCGTCAGCTCCACCGTGTCCGCCGCctctccaccgccgccgccgctcccgCTCCCGCCGCCGCAACAACCAGCGCTGAGGCTTCGGCTTCGGCTTCCTCGATCTCCATATCCCGAGCCAAATCAAAGCTCCGCTCCGAGTTCGACCCCGACAAGGCCCTACAAATCTACTCCTCCGTCTCCAAGCACTACTCCTCCCCCGTCGCCTCTCGCTATGCTCAGGACCTCACCATCCGCCGTCTCGCCAAGTCCCGCCGCTTCGCCGACGTCGAGGCCCTCGTCGAGTCCCACAAGAAGGAACCCCAGATCACGCAGGAGCCCTACCTGTGCACGCTGATCCGATCCTACGGGATTGCAGGTATGTTCGACCACGCGATGCGGACTTTCGAGCAGATGGACCGGTTAGGCACGCCTAGGACAGTGCTCTCTTTGAATGCTCTTTTGTCCGCGTGCAATGCATCGAAACTATTTGATAGAGTGCCTGAGTTGTTCGGTGTTTTGCCTGGCAAGTACGGCGTTTCGCCGGATAGAGTGTCTTACGGGATATTGGTGAAGTCGTACTGCGAGGCGGGGTCGCCCGAGAAGGGGATCGAGGTTTTGaaggaaatggagaagaaagGCATTGAAGTCACTGCGGTCACGTTCACGACAATACTTGATTCTCTGTATAAGAGAGGGAGGGGCGGGGAAGCGGAGAAGCTGTGGGAAGAGATGGTCAAAGGAGGCTGCGTGTTGGATTCTGCTGCTTACAATGTTAGGATTATGAATGCGCAGAATTCGGGGGCAGAAGACGTGAAGAAGCTGATTCAGGAAATGAACAATGCAGGGTTTAAGCCGGACACGATCAGCTACAACTACCTGATGACTTCTTATTTGAAGGCTGGGATGATGGACGAGGCAATAAAAGTTTACGAGGAGTTGGAGGGCAACGGGTGTAAGCCAAATGCAGCAAGTTTTAGGACATTGATACATTATCTTTGTAAGAATGGGGATTACGAAAAGGGGTACAAGATTTTCAAGGAGAGCGTGAAGGTGCACAAGATTCCTGATTTTATTACACTGAGGAGCTTGGTTGAAGGATTGGTGCAGAAGAAGATGACCAAGGAGGCGAAGGGATTGATTAGGACCATAAAGAAGAAGTTCCCTCCTAATTTCTTGAATGCGTGGAAGAAAGTTGAGGATGATCTTGGCTTGGCTTTGGTTGCCAATGATACCGATGCATCTTTGACTCTTGAAGAGGATAAAGAGGCAACTGGGTAAGTCATAAGCTCACTGCAATTAACATATTGACTGAGTTCCAATAGCGTCTTTTACGATGGAATCGACTTGATTAGATTGAATGTCGACGCACAGAACATTAGGATCACAGTTCTGGTAATGGCGGAAATTGGAGAAGGATTTGGTTATACATGATGAACTGTACCGGAGAAATTATGAGGTTTGCCTAATGGTGGTCGGATTGGTAGTTATCCATTGGTTCAATTTGTGCTTCTTTTAGTCTGTGAAATTTTTAGTGGATTAAAGTCAGGTTTTGCCTTGCTCAGAGCCTGTAGTGAGCAACCATCATTCACATCCAAGGGAATATAATTGTTTTGCATTGGTTCGCTGATTAATTGGTGGTGTAaaacatatatattttatagTGCGGCTAGCTATTGCTCGCCACAGCTCTTTGGCTCTATGCAAGTTCTAGACATTTTTGTCGATGCTAGCTTATCTATGAGACTGTTCAAGTTTGTTCACTGCTCGTTTGCTGATTATCATTATACCTATCCGGAGTTATTCAATCATTTAAAGGCACTCTAATGCTACCCATTGCTGTTTAGCATGCATTCATCTTGAAATATCCACGGAGGACCGGTTGCTCTTAGCTTATTAGATCACTAACAGTCTTCTCTGCTGGGAGACTTCAATTTTTCTCTGGAAGCAACTAAAGAAAATGTTGATATGGTAGTGTATGATCATGCAGATAAGGGTGTCTTATGAATCAGATCCATATGAGATTATACAGAACTGGGTTGTTGGGAGTAAAGTGAAACCAGTTCTTGATCACCGTCACAGTTAAATAATTTTATGAGCTGGTTTATTCTAAATTGGGCCCTCTAGTTCCAATTTCTTGCAGAATACATGCACTAGATTCAGggagggaagaaagaagaaagcccTCCTTTGCACCGACTCTGGATGgattgaaagagaaaaggagcaaATGTCATTGAACtagaatttttctttcatgGGGCTTCTTGTTGTTCTTGTAGGATGTGCAAGAGACAGCTTTCCTCTCTCTACAGACTCAGTCGAGTTTGCTTGTTGGGTCCGTCAGATGTTGTGATTGTGAATGCGTGTAGAAAAATTCTCCAAGTTGGGGTCCGTCAGATTTTTGCTGTGGGTTGGgtttccttcttcatttttcacaaGGGAAGGAGGCAAGCAAGGTACACTGGTTTAACATTTCTGGTTAATGATATGGCCACACCAATCTGCAAGAGAAGTGCTATCT
It encodes the following:
- the LOC115736479 gene encoding pentatricopeptide repeat-containing protein At4g36680, mitochondrial, which codes for MATMSSSRQLHRVRRLSTAAAAPAPAAATTSAEASASASSISISRAKSKLRSEFDPDKALQIYSSVSKHYSSPVASRYAQDLTIRRLAKSRRFADVEALVESHKKEPQITQEPYLCTLIRSYGIAGMFDHAMRTFEQMDRLGTPRTVLSLNALLSACNASKLFDRVPELFGVLPGKYGVSPDRVSYGILVKSYCEAGSPEKGIEVLKEMEKKGIEVTAVTFTTILDSLYKRGRGGEAEKLWEEMVKGGCVLDSAAYNVRIMNAQNSGAEDVKKLIQEMNNAGFKPDTISYNYLMTSYLKAGMMDEAIKVYEELEGNGCKPNAASFRTLIHYLCKNGDYEKGYKIFKESVKVHKIPDFITLRSLVEGLVQKKMTKEAKGLIRTIKKKFPPNFLNAWKKVEDDLGLALVANDTDASLTLEEDKEATG